A window from Vulpes vulpes isolate BD-2025 chromosome 9, VulVul3, whole genome shotgun sequence encodes these proteins:
- the LOC112913212 gene encoding olfactory receptor 7C1-like has translation MESGNQTHTSEFLLLGFSGKLEIQFMLFGMFLSVYLVTFTGNLLIILAICSDSHLHTPMYFFLANLSFADICFTSTTIPKMLLNIQTQSKTITYEGCLSQIFFFIVFGCLDNLLLTVMAYDRFVAICHPLHYLVIMNPQLCGLLALGSWCVSVMGSLLETLTLLRLSFCTNMKIPHFFCDLPEVLKLACSDTLINNIVVYSTTGLLAVIPFHGILFSYYQIVSSVLSISSAAGKYKAFSTCLSHLLVVSLFYGTGLGVYLSSAVTSSSRMSLVASVMYTIVTPMLNPFIYSLKNRDMKGALRSVLGRVVPVSIGTIIGFS, from the coding sequence ATGGAATCAGGAAATCAAACACACACTTCAGAATTTCTCCTCCTGGGTTTTTCAGGGAAGCTAGAGATTCAGTTCATGCTCTTTGGGATGTTCCTATCTGTATACCTGGTCACCTTCACTGGGAATCTGCTCATCATCCTGGCCATCTGCTCAGACTCCCATCTCCACACACCCATGTATTTCTTCCTCGCCAACCTGTCCTTTGCTGACATCTGtttcacctccaccaccatcccCAAGATGCTGTTGAACATTCAGACTCAGAGCAAAACCATAACATATGAAGGATGTCTCAgccagatattttttttcattgtgtttggATGCCTGGACAATTTACTCCTGACcgtgatggcctatgaccgctttGTGGCCATCTGTCATCCCCTGCACTACTTGGTCATCATGAACCCCCAGCTCTGTGGACTGCTAGCCTTGGGGTCTTGGTGCGTCAGTGTCATGGGCTCCCTTCTTGAGACCTTGACCCTTTTGAGGCTATCTTTCTGCACAAACATGAAAATCCCACACTTTTTTTGTGATCTTCCTGAAGTCCTGAAGCTTGCCTGTTCTGACACCCTCATCAATAACATAGTGGTGTATTCTACAACTGGGCTTCTGGCTGTGATTCCTTTCCATGGAATACTTTTTTCGTACTATCAAATTGTTTCCTCTGTACTCAGCATTTCCTCAGCTGCAGGCAAGTACAAAGCCTTTTCCACGTGTTTGTCTCACCTCTTGGTGGTCTCCTTGTTCTATGGCACAGGCCTGGGGGTCTACCTCAGTTCTGCAGTCACTTCATCCTCTAGAATGAGTCTGGTGGCCTCAGTTATGTACACCATTGTCACTCCCATGCTGAACCCCTTCATCTATAGCTTGAAGAATAGGGACATGAAGGGGGCTCTGAGAAGTGTCCTGGGCAGGGTGGTACCTGTCAGCATTGGGACCATTATAGGATTCTCCTGA